Proteins co-encoded in one Xiphophorus hellerii strain 12219 chromosome 10, Xiphophorus_hellerii-4.1, whole genome shotgun sequence genomic window:
- the adgra1a gene encoding adhesion G protein-coupled receptor A1 isoform X1 codes for MDLKRVLSFPPYPREYLHPVVYACTAVMLLCLLVSIVTYIVHHSVIRISRKGWHTLLNFLFHTGLTFGVFAGGINQIHFPLVCQIVGIVLHYASLSTMMWLAFTARNICKDVCKEPLHAQSRSGPVQKGSKPNILRFYLVSDGVPLIVVVITAVFGMDNYGSRDGALYCWMAWEPSLGGFYAPVGLLVLVMSLYLLITYIQLKRHPERKYELRLLREDQQMLSSSESNHHSQSGSGGASVSAGDCLPFSTGASVLANEHSFKSQLRATIFTLFLFLATWALGALAVSQGHFLDMIFSCLYGAFCVTLGLFLLIQHCAKRDDVWNRWWVCCPSKSKIENVNTDGQSQTQQLHQPHCHLSSPCSGKQPLLSSHLLQGSSDKMTPPPPQSPTPSNTGPCCVAVMSPASPIPSLIEPEFSPRPHSLPDELPRPTLPLQRCLTERAKSRSFNRPRPCLQDYRSNMTSLSMDGSVQSSHRDSSQPAQHLEGTPLVSNSPLPDHQLLCPSPHLDKQMAPCHTFQRQTSCQSIQDPVTSCHGHVHNMHDSITSYHSLLLPSQGVHSCQWHMYGSATPSANATCCEKLDSFTVQCEQDPKTYSCTLKTEDEDTEIHSLDIEQRGFPRNTLPRQHSKVSRRGVIGRNRSLQEDGLFGSDATGNIRTGPWKNETTV; via the exons TGTCATCCGCATCAGCAGGAAGGGCTGGCACACCCTCCTCAATTTCCTCTTTCACACAGGCCTGACATTTGGGGTGTTTGCTGGAGGCATCAATCAGATCcactttcctttggtttgtcaGATT GTCGGCATTGTACTCCATTATGCTTCATTATCCACCATGATGTGGCTGGCATTTACTGCAAGAAACATTTGTAAAGATGTGTGCAAAGAGCCACTTCACGCCCAGAGCAGGAGTGGTCCAGTCCAGAAAGGTTCCAAACCAAACATCCTGAG attttatcTTGTGAGCGATGGAGTACCTCTGATAGTTGTAGTCATTACGGCTGTGTTTGGCATGGATAACTATGGCAGCAGAGACGGAGCATTATA ctgctggatGGCATGGGAACCTAGTCTGGGAGGCTTTTATGCACCAGTAGGTCTTCTGGTCTTAGTCATGTCTTTGTACTTGTTGATTACCTACATCCAGCTGAAGCGCCACCCAGAGAGAAAGTATGAACTGCGCCTTCTAAGAGAGGATCAGCAGATGTTGTCGTCCAGTGAGTCAAACCATCATTCTCAAAGTGGCAGTGGTGGAGCTTCAGTGTCTGCTGGAGACTGTCTGCCATTTTCTACTGGTGCATCTGTACTGGCTAATGAACACTCTTTTAAATCCCAACTACGCGCCACCATCTTCACACTGTTTCTGTTCCTGGCAACCTGGGCTTTAGGAGCATTGGCCGTATCACAGGGACATTTTCTGGATATGATTTTCAGCTGCCTCTATGGGGCTTTTTGTGTCACTCTGGGCCTCTTCCTTCTCATCCAGCATTGTGCCAAACGGGATGATGTGTGGAATCGTTGGTGGGTTTGTTGCCCATCTAAATCAAagatagaaaatgtaaatactgaTGGACAGAGTCAGACGCAACAACTCCATCAACCACACTGCCACTTGAGCTCTCCGTGTTCAGGCAAGCAGCCACTGCTTTCATCGCACCTCTTACAGGGTTCTTCAGACAAAATGACACCACCTCCTCCTCAAAGCCCAACTCCTAGTAACACAGGTCCATGTTGTGTGGCTGTAATGAGTCCAGCATCCCCTATCCCATCTCTCATTGAGCCAGAGTTCTCACCACGTCCTCATTCACTTCCAGATGAGCTCCCTCGGCCAACTCTTCCCCTACAGAGATGCCTTACTGAGAGAGCAAAGTCACGCTCCTTTAACCGCCCACGACCATGCCTCCAAGACTACCGCTCAAATATGACTTCACTGAGTATGGATGGAAGTGTGCAGAGCTCCCACAGGGACAGCTCTCAGCCTGCACAGCATCTAGAAGGAACACCGTTAGTTTCCAACAGCCCACTTCCAGATCATCAGCTTCTTTGTCCTAGTCCCCACTTGGATAAGCAGATGGCTCCCTGCCACACCTTTCAACGCCAAACCTCCTGCCAGAGTATACAAGACCCAGTGACTTCCTGTCACGGCCATGTTCACAACATGCATGACAGCATAACTTCCTATCACAGCCTCCTCCTGCCTTCTCAAGGGGTCCATTCTTGCCAGTGGCACATGTATGGTTCAGCTACTCCCTCTGCTAATGCAACCTGCTGTGAAAAACTTGATTCATTTACAGTGCAATGTGAGCAAGACCCCAAAACATACAGCTGCACATTAAAGACAGAAGATGAAGACACAGAGATCCATTCTTTGGACATAGAGCAGAGAGGCTTTCCAAGGAATACTCTGCCTCGACAGCATTCCAAAGTTAGCCGCCGAGGAGTCATTGGTCGAAACAGAAGTTTGCAAGAAGATGGCCTGTTTGGCTCAGATGCTACAGGAAATATTCGGACTGGCCCTTGGAAGAATGAAACCACAGTTTAG
- the adgra1a gene encoding adhesion G protein-coupled receptor A1 isoform X2 has protein sequence MMWLAFTARNICKDVCKEPLHAQSRSGPVQKGSKPNILRFYLVSDGVPLIVVVITAVFGMDNYGSRDGALYCWMAWEPSLGGFYAPVGLLVLVMSLYLLITYIQLKRHPERKYELRLLREDQQMLSSSESNHHSQSGSGGASVSAGDCLPFSTGASVLANEHSFKSQLRATIFTLFLFLATWALGALAVSQGHFLDMIFSCLYGAFCVTLGLFLLIQHCAKRDDVWNRWWVCCPSKSKIENVNTDGQSQTQQLHQPHCHLSSPCSGKQPLLSSHLLQGSSDKMTPPPPQSPTPSNTGPCCVAVMSPASPIPSLIEPEFSPRPHSLPDELPRPTLPLQRCLTERAKSRSFNRPRPCLQDYRSNMTSLSMDGSVQSSHRDSSQPAQHLEGTPLVSNSPLPDHQLLCPSPHLDKQMAPCHTFQRQTSCQSIQDPVTSCHGHVHNMHDSITSYHSLLLPSQGVHSCQWHMYGSATPSANATCCEKLDSFTVQCEQDPKTYSCTLKTEDEDTEIHSLDIEQRGFPRNTLPRQHSKVSRRGVIGRNRSLQEDGLFGSDATGNIRTGPWKNETTV, from the exons ATGATGTGGCTGGCATTTACTGCAAGAAACATTTGTAAAGATGTGTGCAAAGAGCCACTTCACGCCCAGAGCAGGAGTGGTCCAGTCCAGAAAGGTTCCAAACCAAACATCCTGAG attttatcTTGTGAGCGATGGAGTACCTCTGATAGTTGTAGTCATTACGGCTGTGTTTGGCATGGATAACTATGGCAGCAGAGACGGAGCATTATA ctgctggatGGCATGGGAACCTAGTCTGGGAGGCTTTTATGCACCAGTAGGTCTTCTGGTCTTAGTCATGTCTTTGTACTTGTTGATTACCTACATCCAGCTGAAGCGCCACCCAGAGAGAAAGTATGAACTGCGCCTTCTAAGAGAGGATCAGCAGATGTTGTCGTCCAGTGAGTCAAACCATCATTCTCAAAGTGGCAGTGGTGGAGCTTCAGTGTCTGCTGGAGACTGTCTGCCATTTTCTACTGGTGCATCTGTACTGGCTAATGAACACTCTTTTAAATCCCAACTACGCGCCACCATCTTCACACTGTTTCTGTTCCTGGCAACCTGGGCTTTAGGAGCATTGGCCGTATCACAGGGACATTTTCTGGATATGATTTTCAGCTGCCTCTATGGGGCTTTTTGTGTCACTCTGGGCCTCTTCCTTCTCATCCAGCATTGTGCCAAACGGGATGATGTGTGGAATCGTTGGTGGGTTTGTTGCCCATCTAAATCAAagatagaaaatgtaaatactgaTGGACAGAGTCAGACGCAACAACTCCATCAACCACACTGCCACTTGAGCTCTCCGTGTTCAGGCAAGCAGCCACTGCTTTCATCGCACCTCTTACAGGGTTCTTCAGACAAAATGACACCACCTCCTCCTCAAAGCCCAACTCCTAGTAACACAGGTCCATGTTGTGTGGCTGTAATGAGTCCAGCATCCCCTATCCCATCTCTCATTGAGCCAGAGTTCTCACCACGTCCTCATTCACTTCCAGATGAGCTCCCTCGGCCAACTCTTCCCCTACAGAGATGCCTTACTGAGAGAGCAAAGTCACGCTCCTTTAACCGCCCACGACCATGCCTCCAAGACTACCGCTCAAATATGACTTCACTGAGTATGGATGGAAGTGTGCAGAGCTCCCACAGGGACAGCTCTCAGCCTGCACAGCATCTAGAAGGAACACCGTTAGTTTCCAACAGCCCACTTCCAGATCATCAGCTTCTTTGTCCTAGTCCCCACTTGGATAAGCAGATGGCTCCCTGCCACACCTTTCAACGCCAAACCTCCTGCCAGAGTATACAAGACCCAGTGACTTCCTGTCACGGCCATGTTCACAACATGCATGACAGCATAACTTCCTATCACAGCCTCCTCCTGCCTTCTCAAGGGGTCCATTCTTGCCAGTGGCACATGTATGGTTCAGCTACTCCCTCTGCTAATGCAACCTGCTGTGAAAAACTTGATTCATTTACAGTGCAATGTGAGCAAGACCCCAAAACATACAGCTGCACATTAAAGACAGAAGATGAAGACACAGAGATCCATTCTTTGGACATAGAGCAGAGAGGCTTTCCAAGGAATACTCTGCCTCGACAGCATTCCAAAGTTAGCCGCCGAGGAGTCATTGGTCGAAACAGAAGTTTGCAAGAAGATGGCCTGTTTGGCTCAGATGCTACAGGAAATATTCGGACTGGCCCTTGGAAGAATGAAACCACAGTTTAG